A window from Rhizosphaericola mali encodes these proteins:
- a CDS encoding LytR/AlgR family response regulator transcription factor, with protein sequence MKILIIEDELSAAKELERLLLRYEPSIEVVAIKDSVSSSISFLQSNPQLDLIFSDIQLADGMCFDIYKTVQIQSPIIFCTAFDEYMMEAFETNAVSYLLKPISMSKIQAAMEKFEQLKKLFRPEDNTRLIESLISNLKKNYKRTLLVNLREQIIPIPVDEIAYFYFQNKTIQITTFKNKQYSISPSLDELENVLDPEKFYRANRQFLIHKNSIKSIERFFMRKVVVELLISTPEAVVISKVKVNEFLRWMEGV encoded by the coding sequence ATGAAAATTTTAATTATTGAAGATGAATTAAGTGCGGCAAAAGAGCTGGAGCGTTTACTTTTAAGATATGAACCTTCCATCGAAGTCGTAGCTATAAAGGATTCCGTATCATCGTCCATTAGTTTTTTACAATCCAATCCACAGTTGGATTTGATTTTTTCGGATATTCAATTAGCAGACGGTATGTGTTTTGATATTTACAAAACGGTTCAAATACAGAGCCCCATTATTTTCTGTACGGCTTTTGACGAATATATGATGGAAGCTTTTGAAACCAATGCGGTAAGTTATCTTTTGAAACCAATATCCATGAGTAAGATTCAGGCTGCCATGGAAAAATTTGAACAATTGAAAAAACTGTTTCGTCCTGAAGACAATACCAGGCTGATAGAATCGCTAATATCTAATCTGAAAAAAAACTACAAGCGTACTTTACTCGTCAACTTAAGAGAGCAGATCATTCCAATTCCTGTAGACGAAATCGCCTACTTTTATTTTCAGAATAAAACGATTCAAATCACAACGTTCAAAAACAAACAATACTCCATTTCCCCTAGTTTAGATGAGTTGGAAAATGTACTGGATCCCGAAAAATTTTATAGAGCGAATAGACAATTCCTGATTCATAAAAACAGTATAAAGAGCATTGAACGTTTTTTTATGCGAAAAGTAGTAGTTGAATTATTGATAAGCACTCCAGAAGCGGTTGTAATAAGCAAAGTGAAAGTCAATGAATTTTTAAGATGGATGGAAGGCGTGTAA
- a CDS encoding response regulator transcription factor, producing the protein MNENENFIYESTILIVDDNEEILDFLQEDLNEYYNTICSNTALKALNILDTTSINLIISDIMMPEMDGFEFCKIIKSNMNYSHIPIILLTAKNTIQSKIEGLELGADAYIEKPFSPKHLQVQIENLLVNRIRIKKYFASSPTSTINSIGHTAEDQLFLDKLNKIILENIENFDFNVNDIAESIFMSKSSLYRKIKGISDLSPNELINITRLKKAAELLHNKRYTIKEISEMVGFNSITHFGRNFQKQFGMSPSNYQKGN; encoded by the coding sequence ATGAACGAAAATGAAAATTTTATTTATGAATCAACTATTCTAATTGTTGATGATAATGAAGAAATACTAGATTTTTTACAAGAAGATCTAAACGAATATTATAATACAATTTGCTCAAACACAGCATTGAAAGCACTCAATATTCTAGATACAACATCTATCAATTTAATTATAAGTGATATAATGATGCCCGAAATGGATGGTTTTGAATTTTGTAAAATCATAAAATCAAATATGAATTATAGTCACATTCCTATTATATTACTAACCGCTAAAAATACTATCCAATCAAAAATTGAAGGCCTAGAATTAGGTGCAGATGCCTATATAGAAAAACCATTTTCTCCGAAACATTTACAAGTACAAATTGAAAATCTACTAGTAAATCGGATTAGAATAAAAAAATATTTTGCTTCTAGTCCGACATCAACGATTAACTCTATAGGACATACGGCAGAAGATCAATTATTTTTGGATAAATTAAATAAAATCATACTTGAAAATATAGAAAATTTTGATTTCAATGTTAATGATATCGCAGAAAGTATTTTTATGAGTAAATCTTCTTTATATCGAAAAATTAAAGGCATTTCTGATTTATCGCCAAATGAATTAATTAATATTACTAGGTTGAAAAAAGCGGCCGAATTGCTTCATAATAAACGATATACGATTAAAGAAATATCTGAAATGGTTGGTTTCAATTCGATCACCCATTTTGGTAGAAATTTTCAAAAGCAATTTGGAATGTCACCAAGTAATTATCAAAAAGGAAATTGA
- a CDS encoding LytR/AlgR family response regulator transcription factor, giving the protein MNILIIESELVVAKELEKILLSMDVTISTIAMVDSLQTGMSFLNDNTLDLIFSEIKLADGTSFDNYKEIASKCPVIFISENMQHSAAVFDTTAISYLLKPLTSEKISKVLDKYRSIKASLTTSEQSISMLSLNGRVSTSYQNSLLIEQRDTLVPVLVNEIAYLYLKSTIIEINTISSHKYHKSGTLEQQQQVLNPEMFYLANGHFIIHRNAIVNVKRSSSRKLVVSLFVNTPEPVIVSKANASNFLHWLEDVL; this is encoded by the coding sequence ATGAATATTTTAATCATAGAAAGTGAATTAGTCGTTGCAAAAGAACTAGAAAAGATATTACTAAGTATGGATGTAACTATTTCAACAATCGCTATGGTCGATTCCCTACAAACAGGCATGTCTTTTTTGAATGACAATACACTGGATCTTATTTTTTCAGAAATTAAATTAGCGGATGGAACGAGTTTTGATAATTACAAGGAAATAGCCTCTAAGTGTCCCGTTATTTTTATTTCGGAAAATATGCAGCACAGCGCTGCGGTTTTTGATACGACGGCCATTAGTTATCTATTGAAGCCACTTACTTCCGAAAAGATATCAAAAGTGTTGGATAAATATCGAAGTATCAAAGCATCTCTTACAACTTCAGAGCAGTCGATTTCGATGCTTTCTCTAAATGGACGGGTAAGTACCTCTTATCAAAATTCTCTTCTAATAGAACAGCGCGATACCCTTGTTCCTGTACTTGTAAATGAAATTGCTTATTTGTATTTAAAAAGCACGATAATTGAAATCAATACGATAAGTAGTCATAAATATCATAAAAGTGGAACCCTTGAACAACAACAGCAAGTATTAAATCCTGAAATGTTTTATCTTGCTAATGGACATTTTATCATTCATCGTAATGCGATTGTCAATGTTAAACGGTCATCCTCCCGCAAATTGGTCGTGTCTCTTTTTGTCAATACTCCTGAACCGGTCATTGTGAGCAAGGCGAATGCTTCTAACTTTTTACATTGGCTCGAAGATGTACTATAA
- a CDS encoding sensor histidine kinase: MVKNKLPLGVFVCMGLALLGVVLKSVSGSSDLAWIEVFKSILYMWGYSSICLVIYNALVKKIVSNISKIQVRYLMSIVSIVAVGYLIYPYYYLFYFITTLDKGSWISSESNWYSVMLARGVTISALMFFVVYYLQLLQDKQKRILEIEQLKQAQLEANLSNLKEQLNPHFLFNSLNTLSSLTEEEVVKDYVSELADVYRYMLAHNKMSTVTVEMELKFVRSYLYIMKTRMGENICIDLHLDENIKKIKIPPLTLQILLENAIKHNIASREHPLYIKMYNVGLDYLIIENNYNPKIQMQSSTGIGLGNLAKRYHLLFGNEIQIIHSADSFTVKLPLPQL, encoded by the coding sequence ATGGTGAAAAACAAACTTCCTTTAGGCGTTTTCGTCTGTATGGGTCTTGCATTGTTGGGCGTGGTACTAAAAAGCGTATCGGGCTCTTCCGACCTGGCGTGGATAGAGGTATTCAAGTCTATCCTTTATATGTGGGGGTATAGTAGCATTTGCTTAGTCATTTATAATGCACTCGTAAAAAAGATTGTCTCCAATATATCCAAAATTCAGGTTCGTTATTTAATGAGCATAGTCAGTATCGTGGCCGTTGGATATTTGATTTATCCCTATTACTATCTATTTTATTTTATAACGACACTAGACAAAGGTTCCTGGATATCGAGTGAAAGCAATTGGTATAGCGTAATGCTTGCCAGAGGTGTAACAATCAGTGCATTGATGTTTTTTGTGGTGTATTACCTGCAACTATTGCAAGACAAACAAAAAAGAATACTAGAGATAGAACAATTAAAACAAGCACAACTAGAAGCTAATTTGTCCAACCTGAAAGAACAGCTGAATCCTCATTTCTTATTCAACTCACTTAATACTTTGAGTTCTTTGACAGAAGAGGAAGTCGTGAAGGACTACGTCTCAGAATTGGCGGATGTATATAGATATATGTTGGCGCACAATAAAATGTCGACGGTAACAGTAGAAATGGAGTTGAAATTTGTTCGATCCTATCTTTATATCATGAAAACCAGGATGGGCGAGAATATATGTATAGACCTTCATTTGGATGAAAATATTAAAAAAATAAAAATTCCTCCTTTGACCTTGCAGATTCTACTGGAAAATGCCATCAAACACAATATTGCTTCTCGCGAGCATCCACTTTATATCAAGATGTATAATGTGGGATTAGATTACCTGATTATTGAAAACAACTATAATCCAAAAATCCAAATGCAATCCTCAACAGGCATTGGCCTCGGTAATCTTGCAAAACGGTATCATTTATTATTTGGTAATGAAATCCAGATTATCCATAGTGCCGATTCTTTTACCGTAAAACTCCCTTTACCCCAACTATGA